One window of the Xiphophorus couchianus chromosome 12, X_couchianus-1.0, whole genome shotgun sequence genome contains the following:
- the mapkapk5 gene encoding MAP kinase-activated protein kinase 5 isoform X1 — MTEDNNAEKFIKEASILDEYIINWTQKLGAGISGPVRVCVKKSSQERLALKILIDRPKARNEVRLHMMCANHPNIVQILEVYANTVQFPHESSPRARLLIVMEMMEGGELFHRISQHKHFTEKMASQVTKQISQALAHCHSLNIAHRDLKPENLLFKDNSLDAPVKLCDFGFAKIDQGDLTTPQFTPYYVAPQVLEAQRRHQKEKSGIIPTSPTPYTYNKSCDLWSLGVIIYIMLCGYPPFYSKHHSRTIPKDMRKKIMTGSFDFPEDEWSQISEMAKDIVRKLLKVKPEERLTIEGVLAHPWLNCTEALDNVLPSAQMMMDKAVVAGIQQAHAEQLANMRIQDLNVSLKPLNSVNNPILRKRKLLGPKPTDSFFIHDPENGEEDSNVALEKLRDVIAQCILPQAGENEDEKLNEVMHDAWRFNRDCKLLRDGLQGLSWDGRSFSDKVDRLKLAEIVKQAIEEKTNLQDSP, encoded by the exons GAGGCGTCCATCTTGGATGAATACATCATAAACTGGACACAGAAGCTGGGAGCAGGAATCAGCGGACCTGTCAG GGTGTGTGTGAAGAAGTCGAGTCAGGAACGCCTGGCCCTGAAAATCCTCATCGATCGCCCCAAGGCCAGAAATGAG GTGCGTCTTCACATGATGTGTGCCAACCACCCGAACATCGTGCAAATTCTGGAGGTGTACGCCAACACTGTCCAGTTTCCTCATGAGTCCAGTCCAAG AGCAAGACTCCTGATTGTTATGGAGATGATGGAGGGTGGTGAGCTCTTCCACAGAATCAGTCAGCACAAGCACTTTACTGAAAAGATGGCCAGTCAGGTCACCAAACAG ATCAGCCAAGCATTGGCTCATTGTCACTCCCTGAATATTGCACATCGTGACCTGAAGCCAGAGAACCTGCTCTTCAAAGATAACTCTCTG GACGCACCTGTGAAGTTGTGTGACTTTGGCTTTGCCAAAATCGATCAAGGAGACTTGACGACCCCTCAGTTTACTCCTTACTACGTAGCACCTCAG GTACTTGAGGCTCAAAGAAGACACCAGAAGGAAAAGTCTGGAATTATACCTACCTCACCAACTCCTTACACATATAACAAG AGCTGTGACTTGTGGTCGCTGGGTGTGATCATCTACATAATGCTGTGCGGCTATCCTCCGTTCTACTCAAAGCACCACAGCCGCACCATCCCTAAGGACATGAGGAAGAAGATTATGACGGGCAGCTTTGATTTCCCAGAAGACGAGTGGAGCCAGATCTCTGAAATGGCCAAGGACATTGTACGCAA GCTACTGAAGGTGAAGCCAGAGGAGAGGCTGACTATTGAGGGAGTCCTGGCTCACCCCTGGCTGAACTGCACCGAGGCGCTGGACAACGTCTTGCCGTCTGCACAGATGATGATGGACAAG GCCGTGGTCGCAGGAATCCAGCAGGCCCACGCCGAGCAGCTCGCCAACATGAGGATTCAGGATCTGAACGTCAGTCTGAAGCCTCTGAACTCTGTCAACAACCCAATACTCAGGAAGCGGAAACTGCTGGG GCCCAAACCTACAGACAGTTTCTTCATCCATGACCCAGAGAACGGAGAGGAAGACTCAAACGTAGCGCTGGAAAAACTGAGAGATGTCATAGCACAGTGCATACTCCCACAGGCTG GAGAAAACGAGGATGAGAAGCTGAATGAGGTGATGCACGACGCCTGGAGGTTCAACAGAGACTGTAAGCTGCTGAGAGACGGCCTGCAGGGTCTCAGCTGGGATG gGCGATCTTTTTCCGATAAAGTTGACCGCTTGAAGTTGGCTGAAATAGTGAAACAGGCCATTGAAGAAAAGACAAATCTTCAAGATTCTCCTTAG
- the mapkapk5 gene encoding MAP kinase-activated protein kinase 5 isoform X2: protein MQKSSLRVCVKKSSQERLALKILIDRPKARNEVRLHMMCANHPNIVQILEVYANTVQFPHESSPRARLLIVMEMMEGGELFHRISQHKHFTEKMASQVTKQISQALAHCHSLNIAHRDLKPENLLFKDNSLDAPVKLCDFGFAKIDQGDLTTPQFTPYYVAPQVLEAQRRHQKEKSGIIPTSPTPYTYNKSCDLWSLGVIIYIMLCGYPPFYSKHHSRTIPKDMRKKIMTGSFDFPEDEWSQISEMAKDIVRKLLKVKPEERLTIEGVLAHPWLNCTEALDNVLPSAQMMMDKAVVAGIQQAHAEQLANMRIQDLNVSLKPLNSVNNPILRKRKLLGPKPTDSFFIHDPENGEEDSNVALEKLRDVIAQCILPQAGENEDEKLNEVMHDAWRFNRDCKLLRDGLQGLSWDGRSFSDKVDRLKLAEIVKQAIEEKTNLQDSP from the exons GGTGTGTGTGAAGAAGTCGAGTCAGGAACGCCTGGCCCTGAAAATCCTCATCGATCGCCCCAAGGCCAGAAATGAG GTGCGTCTTCACATGATGTGTGCCAACCACCCGAACATCGTGCAAATTCTGGAGGTGTACGCCAACACTGTCCAGTTTCCTCATGAGTCCAGTCCAAG AGCAAGACTCCTGATTGTTATGGAGATGATGGAGGGTGGTGAGCTCTTCCACAGAATCAGTCAGCACAAGCACTTTACTGAAAAGATGGCCAGTCAGGTCACCAAACAG ATCAGCCAAGCATTGGCTCATTGTCACTCCCTGAATATTGCACATCGTGACCTGAAGCCAGAGAACCTGCTCTTCAAAGATAACTCTCTG GACGCACCTGTGAAGTTGTGTGACTTTGGCTTTGCCAAAATCGATCAAGGAGACTTGACGACCCCTCAGTTTACTCCTTACTACGTAGCACCTCAG GTACTTGAGGCTCAAAGAAGACACCAGAAGGAAAAGTCTGGAATTATACCTACCTCACCAACTCCTTACACATATAACAAG AGCTGTGACTTGTGGTCGCTGGGTGTGATCATCTACATAATGCTGTGCGGCTATCCTCCGTTCTACTCAAAGCACCACAGCCGCACCATCCCTAAGGACATGAGGAAGAAGATTATGACGGGCAGCTTTGATTTCCCAGAAGACGAGTGGAGCCAGATCTCTGAAATGGCCAAGGACATTGTACGCAA GCTACTGAAGGTGAAGCCAGAGGAGAGGCTGACTATTGAGGGAGTCCTGGCTCACCCCTGGCTGAACTGCACCGAGGCGCTGGACAACGTCTTGCCGTCTGCACAGATGATGATGGACAAG GCCGTGGTCGCAGGAATCCAGCAGGCCCACGCCGAGCAGCTCGCCAACATGAGGATTCAGGATCTGAACGTCAGTCTGAAGCCTCTGAACTCTGTCAACAACCCAATACTCAGGAAGCGGAAACTGCTGGG GCCCAAACCTACAGACAGTTTCTTCATCCATGACCCAGAGAACGGAGAGGAAGACTCAAACGTAGCGCTGGAAAAACTGAGAGATGTCATAGCACAGTGCATACTCCCACAGGCTG GAGAAAACGAGGATGAGAAGCTGAATGAGGTGATGCACGACGCCTGGAGGTTCAACAGAGACTGTAAGCTGCTGAGAGACGGCCTGCAGGGTCTCAGCTGGGATG gGCGATCTTTTTCCGATAAAGTTGACCGCTTGAAGTTGGCTGAAATAGTGAAACAGGCCATTGAAGAAAAGACAAATCTTCAAGATTCTCCTTAG
- the mapkapk5 gene encoding MAP kinase-activated protein kinase 5 isoform X3, producing MMCANHPNIVQILEVYANTVQFPHESSPRARLLIVMEMMEGGELFHRISQHKHFTEKMASQVTKQISQALAHCHSLNIAHRDLKPENLLFKDNSLDAPVKLCDFGFAKIDQGDLTTPQFTPYYVAPQVLEAQRRHQKEKSGIIPTSPTPYTYNKSCDLWSLGVIIYIMLCGYPPFYSKHHSRTIPKDMRKKIMTGSFDFPEDEWSQISEMAKDIVRKLLKVKPEERLTIEGVLAHPWLNCTEALDNVLPSAQMMMDKAVVAGIQQAHAEQLANMRIQDLNVSLKPLNSVNNPILRKRKLLGPKPTDSFFIHDPENGEEDSNVALEKLRDVIAQCILPQAGENEDEKLNEVMHDAWRFNRDCKLLRDGLQGLSWDGRSFSDKVDRLKLAEIVKQAIEEKTNLQDSP from the exons ATGATGTGTGCCAACCACCCGAACATCGTGCAAATTCTGGAGGTGTACGCCAACACTGTCCAGTTTCCTCATGAGTCCAGTCCAAG AGCAAGACTCCTGATTGTTATGGAGATGATGGAGGGTGGTGAGCTCTTCCACAGAATCAGTCAGCACAAGCACTTTACTGAAAAGATGGCCAGTCAGGTCACCAAACAG ATCAGCCAAGCATTGGCTCATTGTCACTCCCTGAATATTGCACATCGTGACCTGAAGCCAGAGAACCTGCTCTTCAAAGATAACTCTCTG GACGCACCTGTGAAGTTGTGTGACTTTGGCTTTGCCAAAATCGATCAAGGAGACTTGACGACCCCTCAGTTTACTCCTTACTACGTAGCACCTCAG GTACTTGAGGCTCAAAGAAGACACCAGAAGGAAAAGTCTGGAATTATACCTACCTCACCAACTCCTTACACATATAACAAG AGCTGTGACTTGTGGTCGCTGGGTGTGATCATCTACATAATGCTGTGCGGCTATCCTCCGTTCTACTCAAAGCACCACAGCCGCACCATCCCTAAGGACATGAGGAAGAAGATTATGACGGGCAGCTTTGATTTCCCAGAAGACGAGTGGAGCCAGATCTCTGAAATGGCCAAGGACATTGTACGCAA GCTACTGAAGGTGAAGCCAGAGGAGAGGCTGACTATTGAGGGAGTCCTGGCTCACCCCTGGCTGAACTGCACCGAGGCGCTGGACAACGTCTTGCCGTCTGCACAGATGATGATGGACAAG GCCGTGGTCGCAGGAATCCAGCAGGCCCACGCCGAGCAGCTCGCCAACATGAGGATTCAGGATCTGAACGTCAGTCTGAAGCCTCTGAACTCTGTCAACAACCCAATACTCAGGAAGCGGAAACTGCTGGG GCCCAAACCTACAGACAGTTTCTTCATCCATGACCCAGAGAACGGAGAGGAAGACTCAAACGTAGCGCTGGAAAAACTGAGAGATGTCATAGCACAGTGCATACTCCCACAGGCTG GAGAAAACGAGGATGAGAAGCTGAATGAGGTGATGCACGACGCCTGGAGGTTCAACAGAGACTGTAAGCTGCTGAGAGACGGCCTGCAGGGTCTCAGCTGGGATG gGCGATCTTTTTCCGATAAAGTTGACCGCTTGAAGTTGGCTGAAATAGTGAAACAGGCCATTGAAGAAAAGACAAATCTTCAAGATTCTCCTTAG